A DNA window from Aminipila luticellarii contains the following coding sequences:
- a CDS encoding ParB/RepB/Spo0J family partition protein — translation MFNKKNIEVSVDLVNLNPDQPRKVFNEEELLELADSIREYGVLQPIIVSRSKEGEYFLIAGERRLRASKLAGLSKIPAIVKEADLKDVALIALVENVQRENLSYLEEAIAYKRLMEDFGLSQIEISKRVGKQQSTISNKIRLLTLPEDIQETLMSNQLTERHARALLKLDDENLRKKVLERIIANNLNVKQTERLIEDILSKKQEEMRKAHKLRYINYKIYINSIRKAFDQIKDAEANAKYYQQDLGDMFEIKILIPKKNACDKVG, via the coding sequence ATGTTTAATAAAAAAAATATTGAGGTTTCTGTTGACTTAGTAAATTTAAATCCGGACCAGCCCAGAAAAGTCTTTAACGAGGAAGAACTTTTGGAATTGGCGGACTCCATTAGAGAGTATGGTGTGCTGCAGCCAATCATAGTCAGTAGGAGTAAAGAGGGGGAATATTTTTTAATTGCGGGAGAAAGACGGCTCAGAGCATCCAAGCTGGCAGGTCTGTCCAAAATACCGGCGATTGTCAAAGAGGCTGATCTAAAGGATGTGGCTCTAATTGCTTTAGTGGAAAATGTCCAGCGGGAAAACTTAAGCTATCTGGAGGAGGCCATTGCTTATAAAAGACTAATGGAAGACTTCGGCCTGTCTCAAATAGAAATATCAAAGCGTGTGGGAAAGCAACAATCCACGATCTCAAATAAAATCAGACTGCTTACTTTGCCGGAGGATATTCAAGAAACGCTTATGAGCAATCAACTGACAGAACGTCATGCCAGAGCACTTTTAAAGCTAGATGATGAGAATTTGAGAAAAAAGGTACTTGAACGAATTATAGCCAACAACTTAAATGTGAAGCAAACAGAGAGGTTGATAGAGGATATATTGAGTAAAAAGCAAGAGGAAATGAGAAAAGCACATAAGCTTCGATACATAAATTATAAAATCTATATTAATTCTATACGAAAGGCATTTGATCAAATAAAAGATGCAGAAGCGAATGCGAAATATTATCAACAGGACTTGGGAGATATGTTTGAAATAAAGATATTGATTCCTAAAAAAAATGCATGCGATAAAGTAGGTTAA
- the rsmG gene encoding 16S rRNA (guanine(527)-N(7))-methyltransferase RsmG, giving the protein MPIETLQNAFSELGISNDYTVLNKFRQYMEMILEWNEKINLTAITEEEEFIKKHYIDSVICYSFPELKKAKTIIDVGTGGGFPGIPLALLFPEKQFILMDSLQKRLKVIDDLACKLEIKNVKTLHGRAEDLAHAKEHREAYDLCVSRAVANLSTLSEYCIPFIKKGGSFLAYKGIKADEEIKEAQSAIGLLGGKFLREEQVPLSEYDLDHHIIVIEKIGGTPAKYPRKAGTPSKEPLK; this is encoded by the coding sequence ATGCCGATAGAAACCTTACAAAATGCTTTTAGCGAATTAGGCATTTCTAATGATTATACTGTCCTCAATAAATTTCGGCAGTATATGGAAATGATTCTGGAGTGGAATGAAAAAATAAATTTGACAGCCATAACGGAGGAAGAAGAATTTATAAAGAAACATTACATTGATTCGGTCATCTGCTATTCCTTTCCTGAATTAAAGAAAGCAAAGACCATTATCGATGTGGGAACCGGCGGCGGTTTTCCCGGTATTCCCCTGGCACTTTTATTTCCGGAAAAACAGTTTATTTTAATGGATTCTCTACAAAAACGTTTAAAAGTAATAGACGATTTAGCTTGTAAGCTGGAAATAAAAAATGTAAAGACTTTGCACGGAAGGGCAGAAGATCTGGCTCATGCCAAGGAGCACAGAGAAGCTTATGACCTCTGTGTATCCAGAGCTGTAGCGAACCTTTCCACCTTATCTGAATATTGCATTCCATTTATTAAAAAAGGCGGAAGCTTCTTAGCCTATAAAGGAATAAAAGCAGATGAAGAAATTAAAGAGGCTCAAAGTGCTATAGGACTTTTGGGCGGAAAGTTTTTAAGGGAAGAGCAAGTACCTCTTTCAGAATATGATCTGGATCATCATATCATTGTTATAGAAAAAATAGGGGGTACGCCCGCAAAATATCCAAGAAAAGCGGGAACCCCATCGAAAGAACCACTGAAATAG